One Pseudodesulfovibrio cashew DNA window includes the following coding sequences:
- a CDS encoding substrate-binding periplasmic protein has protein sequence MRRFAIAPALALILGLILMTLPARAQRPVFAANLDFAPYSMLVDGVPAGIDVDVINEAALRAGLDLDIRLVPWDELVSMVKNGQCDGGLSFFQSPERLKYSLFMEAVPLHVSNYVLFTKVGDKFPFQDYADLKGKVIGRASGTDLGPDFAAAEAAAIMTVKDYPDLAAALRGLLLGEIDAYAGNIDVTYYRLKDMGLTSSVVYLPKKILANKPAYLVMSRASALKDKELLLQQLELALDKMRKDGTYNRIARKYLLRF, from the coding sequence ATGCGCCGCTTCGCAATCGCCCCGGCCCTCGCCCTGATCCTCGGCCTGATCCTGATGACGCTTCCTGCCCGGGCGCAACGCCCCGTCTTTGCGGCCAATCTTGATTTCGCGCCCTATTCCATGCTTGTCGACGGCGTCCCCGCCGGCATCGACGTCGACGTCATCAATGAAGCGGCCCTCCGTGCCGGACTGGACCTGGACATCCGGCTTGTGCCCTGGGACGAACTCGTCTCCATGGTCAAGAACGGTCAATGCGACGGCGGCCTCTCGTTTTTCCAGTCGCCCGAACGCCTGAAATACTCCCTGTTCATGGAGGCCGTCCCCCTCCACGTAAGCAATTACGTGCTGTTCACCAAGGTGGGCGACAAGTTTCCCTTCCAGGATTACGCCGACCTCAAGGGCAAGGTCATCGGTCGTGCCAGCGGTACCGACCTCGGACCTGATTTCGCCGCCGCCGAAGCCGCTGCGATCATGACCGTCAAGGACTACCCCGATCTGGCCGCCGCCCTGCGCGGCCTGCTCCTGGGTGAAATCGACGCATACGCAGGCAACATCGACGTCACCTACTACCGGCTCAAGGACATGGGCCTGACCAGTTCCGTGGTCTACCTGCCCAAAAAAATCCTGGCCAATAAGCCCGCCTACCTGGTCATGTCGCGGGCCTCGGCGCTGAAAGACAAGGAACTGCTGCTCCAGCAGCTGGAACTTGCCCTGGACAAGATGCGCAAGGACGGGACGTACAACCGCA